The Vespula pensylvanica isolate Volc-1 chromosome 3, ASM1446617v1, whole genome shotgun sequence nucleotide sequence tacatttgttgattattttttcaaaattaataattagtaaacatgtatcatatattaatattaataaagatcgAAACATGTATTGGTTTCCACATTATCTACGTGTCTTTTCTCCCAGCGTTATTTTGTTACCTAACCTACACAAAACCAATTGTTACGTACATGTGAAAAGGAATACCAACAAGCTTATATACCAATACGATAAACATATGGTGGGGATAGTGTTACCCGTTTGATTTGTAGTTTATATTTTGTCCGTATCTGTCGCTGAAGTCACACATGCTTTAAGCAAAAGGTAATAAATAGCCTTAATGATAGATGATATATCATTAGAGAAATACAGGAAAAGTTATAAAACGAAAGTTTATGAACTGTGACATCGATAAATAATCcaaactaaataaattaattaattaaaatataattaaaaattacaaggTTCGTTTATATTAACGTATATAACCTAATGTATatgcatttttcttattaatatactaatattttttatactatattttttctagaaattaatttcttctcgataaaaggatgataaataaaatgattattaagaattttgtaaggtaagaaggaaataactttaggaattaaatttttagataAGTAATAtagcaataaaataaaaatatagtagcttcaaaaattatctttttctttcttaatttatgttatagttttttatttttttagcatCGAAAGTACCGCAATAGAAATATGTTAATAGTCACTGAATCTTgtagtattataataaagatgATTCATTTGAAAACTAGAGAATTAtgcttatattaatatatatagacaaaCCATccatacaaataattatacctTTTTCTGAAGAAACTGATTTTTACAGAATTATtacaatgtatttttaaaatactcttttacttattacgttatttatttagtacTTTAGAAAATGGTAAATAgcgtttataatttttttcatatcagaTATTGATcggtaaaaatgtaaatttttaaactAGCATTTAGATGCttggaaaaattataaatataactcCTAGTCATAGTTAACTGTATATAACAACTTTAAACTTAATGCAAAAGGTAGAAAGGAAAGACGTCCTTCATCGGAAACATCCTAACATATACAGTCTTTTTCAAAGTAGATTGTAATTCAATGCTTTTACCTTTTAACTGaagacaaatattttcaattatgtCGATTGTATCATTGACGTAACTTCATGCGGTTTTGTGGTAAaaattagtaatattattacaggATTTACCTGATGAATCAttgagatataaataatacttttaagACAACCTATAGGTATTTGGAATGCTATAAACCAGtttgtaaatctttttattgtaTCTTCTATTTAAAGAAATGCAGACGCAGAAACGCGCATTCTCTCCCGCGATCTCATCTTCGGTACGAGCGTGACATGAATCAAGTTAGCTTTGGGAAACTCCTGAAGATCGATGACGTAGCTCAATCCTAGCCGCTTAGCGCCAGTCTTACCGATTATATTACAAAGAGCGGTACATACTCCTggtaagaatgaaataataactaTTCATTGCCACCCACATGTCTTCGACTTACGTTGGTTTCGATCGTATCGGTAAACTTATCCTTTCACTATGGGTAGcatccttatatatatacaagtatcgAAACAGGATGTCCTCAGTAATAAGTGTTCAATTGTCTTATATACTCTGCAGGTATTCTTGAACATTTGacgataaatgattaaatgGATAATATGTTTTCCTCggacaatatttatttaagatgttatttttttgttattttttttgctACGACGTACGCAGCTCCAggtatcgtttatttttttttttgttttaaattatttaatttcttttctattattattttaataacgcGATATTTTTCTAGGAGGTTTAGGATCGTTTGCCGGTAGTAATTCCGCTGCATTCagtatgtatatttctattaattattttcatcgttacattatatatatatatatatatatatatatatatatatacgtttcgtaaaaattaattatttcgtaaattaaacattgaaataaaaatgaaattgtggcctttttcttattgctttttaataaaatttcaaataaaatttatattattttaggtAGTGCTTCAGCTAATGCATATGCAGGCTCTGTTGCAAGTGCAATCAGTTCTGCAAATGCTTTCACTGGTGGTACTTTCCCTTCAAAAAATCCTGATGGAACATATGGATTAACTCATCAGCAAGGCATTTCTGCTGGCTCTGGAAGTTATGTAGGACTTGGAAGTATTAATCCAGATTCTAATAAGTTTGGATCACCACATCAAGCCTTTGGTACTAAAGGAAGTTACAATGATAACAAGTCTCAAACAGTATGTTCTGGATGTccaaatgtaaaagaaaaatgggaaTTAGATAATTATGATGATCAATCTGAAGAAGAACcacaagaagaagaggaagaagatgattGTGACGATGGTCAATACAGACCTGAACATCATTATCACCATCATAAAAGTAAAGTAGATAAGAAACAAGAACAACAAACTGTGTCAAGCGTACATAAAATAGGAAACAAcgatcaatataattataatcaaactAATGATAAAGATGGATATAGTGATAATAAAGGACCAGAGAATATTCATGATGGAAGATATAATAACTATGGTAATTCTGGACATGTTGGAGCAAAcaatcaaaatttaaataataattataatgctTATCAACATGACACTGGTGCTTTGAAAGATTCTTTGCATCCTTCTTCAAGCTGGactgatataaataaaaagaaagaaaatgaaaacaaaaattcaggCAATTCTGGAGTTGTAACACCTACTTCGACTATCGGAAAGAATTATGGAAATACAAATATAGGTGCAAGTGGTGGTATAACGCCAAGCCAAATAAATTTAGGCTTGACAAGAGACACCAATGCAGATTGTTCTAATACTAAATCTGGATCCAGAGCAAACTGTGTAGAAAGTATAGCTGATTCTAATTCAAATCAAGCACCTGTTAAATTAAGccaatcaaatattaaaaaaaccaTTAATGCAATAAGTTCAGAAGGAAACAGAGCTACTACGGAATGCAACAATTTACATGGAAATTGTGATAGTAGTAAAACAGGTGAAACAGCACAATACCAATCTACATCTGTAGATAGTACAAATAATTTGCAGAATGGATACACTGACagtactgaaaaaaaaaataaaccacATTCATATGATCAAGAAAAAACAGGACAATGGAGAGATCAACCTAATAAAGGTAATTTGCCAAGTGGACCTGCTNNNNNNNNNNNNNNNNNNNNNNNNNNNNNNNNNNNNNNNNNNNNNNNNNNNNNNNNNNNNNNNNNNNNNNNNNNNNNNNNNNNNNNNNNNNNNNNNNNNNCTCTTCTCCTGCTTGTTCAAATGAAGCATCAACTCTGCAAAAGAACACACCAATCCCTACTCAAACATATGGAACTGTTGGTAGTGGACCTAGTAATGTAGGTGTAGGAAATAAACCTCATTCGTATGATCAACAAAATACAGGAGAATGGAGAGATCAACCTAATAAAGGTAATTTGCCAAGTGGACCTGCTGGTAATGTGGGTGCAGGATCTGGTTGTAAACCCGGAGGCTCTTCTATCTGTACAAGTGAAATACCATCTgtgcaaaaaaatattccaactTCTTCTTATACATTTGGAACTGTTGCTACTGGACCTTAccaaaataataaagatactAAACAATCAGGAAATTGTGGTGCGTTTAGTAGTAGCACATGCGTAGGTAGCACTGGAGTTCCTATAGGAAATTCTCAAAAAATAGATGGTGATATTGGAAGTGGACACAATGTTCATGGACAAACTAACtctggaaataaaaattcatataaattgaATGCTGGAAATCCTTTCTTACATGGTGGACAAGACAATCCGAAACCATTTATACATACAACTAGTTCAcctatatttattacaaacaatGTTGATTCAATAGGCACAACTTCCAAACCTATTGGTTTTGGAAATCCTTTTTTAGATGGCACCATAAGTAATACATTCGGAACCGAACATGATAAACATAATATAGGAATGAATCCTATTAAAAGTGATCCTTTTAATAAGCCTATTGGTACAGGCAATCCATTTTTAACAAATAGCGGAAATGGAGGGAGTAAAAGCAGTACTCCAATTTATTCTGGTGCAAGTATAGGAAGCATTTCAAGTCCCAGCATTCAACAAGTTTCAACAACTGTCCTACCTATTGGACAAAATAATCCATTTTTGGAAGTATCAGGTGGAAATGTAGTAAACAAATATCCTCCTGGTGTGTATCCAAGTGTAACTGAAAACAATAAGAATGTATTCTCTGGAAGTGGAACTTCTGCAAATAAAGAATTTCCTAAATCAGGAGTAGGAATTACATCTTCTGGAAGTAATCCAAATACAAATCGTGGAGTAAAAGGTGGTAATCAgcataacaaaatatttgaaaatgttgCAACTAGTAACGCAGGTGCTTTGAGTACTGGAAACGTTGATACTGACAAAAGTACTGGACTCAATATTCCTAAtgcgtataataataataataatgttggTCATGGTGCCAGTTCGTTGCCAGGAACAGCTAATATTAACAAACCTTCTTATACACTTTCAACATC carries:
- the LOC122627513 gene encoding putative uncharacterized protein DDB_G0282133, translating into MDNMFSSDNIYLRCYFFVIFFATTYAAPGGLGSFAGSNSAAFSSASANAYAGSVASAISSANAFTGGTFPSKNPDGTYGLTHQQGISAGSGSYVGLGSINPDSNKFGSPHQAFGTKGSYNDNKSQTVCSGCPNVKEKWELDNYDDQSEEEPQEEEEEDDCDDGQYRPEHHYHHHKSKVDKKQEQQTVSSVHKIGNNDQYNYNQTNDKDGYSDNKGPENIHDGRYNNYGNSGHVGANNQNLNNNYNAYQHDTGALKDSLHPSSSWTDINKKKENENKNSGNSGVVTPTSTIGKNYGNTNIGASGGITPSQINLGLTRDTNADCSNTKSGSRANCVESIADSNSNQAPVKLSQSNIKKTINAISSEGNRATTECNNLHGNCDSSKTGETAQYQSTSVDSTNNLQNGYTDSTEKKNKPHSYDQEKTGQWRDQPNKGNLPSGPSPACSNEASTLQKNTPIPTQTYGTVGSGPSNVGVGNKPHSYDQQNTGEWRDQPNKGNLPSGPAGNVGAGSGCKPGGSSICTSEIPSVQKNIPTSSYTFGTVATGPYQNNKDTKQSGNCGAFSSSTCVGSTGVPIGNSQKIDGDIGSGHNVHGQTNSGNKNSYKLNAGNPFLHGGQDNPKPFIHTTSSPIFITNNVDSIGTTSKPIGFGNPFLDGTISNTFGTEHDKHNIGMNPIKSDPFNKPIGTGNPFLTNSGNGGSKSSTPIYSGASIGSISSPSIQQVSTTVLPIGQNNPFLEVSGGNVVNKYPPGVYPSVTENNKNVFSGSGTSANKEFPKSGVGITSSGSNPNTNRGVKGGNQHNKIFENVATSNAGALSTGNVDTDKSTGLNIPNAYNNNNNVGHGASSLPGTANINKPSYTLSTSPESYGHKDMLPRTSGSDGATNGNGNSPSNSLINGHNTNGQFNPQITNAGAQSFAGAHAGSFASSFSSSQASSSSSSFASSKSGSYTANGDPNILHQLNRNWPFDIATSVSGASSWPSLNAGSHASAFASSSAGSWSGSEPIGVKS